The genomic DNA AATTACTGATAAAATCAGGGAGAGTGGTGCCATGGATGAGCAGTTGAGAAATGATCTTACAGAAGCCATCAAAACATTCAAGGCACGTTAAGCATGCAATCGATAAGTGAATTGCGAAGACAGATAAGGGGAATCAGTTCTACACAGAAGATTACCCGCACCATGAAAATGGTAGCCAGTGCCAGATACAATAAAGCACTTTCCCTGATGCACAATTCGCAGGTGTTTTACAGGGAACTGAAATCCACATTTGATCAACTCTCCTCAGCATTAGAAGCTCCCCAATCCAGACAGAATCTCTTTGCCAGTCAGCCCTCCTTTACGGATAACCGCATGGGAGTGATAATAATGACAAGTGATAAGGGGCTGTGCGGTGATTTCAACACAGGGATCCTCAAAACAGCCAGGAAATTCATACAGGAAAGAGAAGATTCAGTATCTGCAGTCTTTGCAGTCGGCCGCAAAGCGGTTAATTTCGTGCGTGGAAACAGCTTCCCGTTAATACTCGAATATCCCCTGGTGACAACTGGGATCGAGTTCGCATTTGCTGATAAGATCGGGAGAGAGATCATGAAAATATTTGACAAAGAGAAACTCACTTCGATCAAATGTATCAGCTCAAGATTCAAGTCCAGGGGGAAAATCAATGTGTCGGTTACCTCACTTCTGCCCCTGATTGGCGGAAAGGCCGAAGAGAATACTGATCTGCTTTTTGAGCCCAGAAACAGTGAAGAGATATTCGGGACACTGATTCCTCTGATATTCAAGGCTGAACTTTTTTCCCTTCTTCAGGAATCTCATGTGTCAGAGCTTTCTTCAAGGATAACGGCTATGGATAATGCTACGACCAATGCCGGAGTTCTTATCGATGAAATAACGCTGGAAATGAACAAGACCAGGCAGTCTGCCATAACCAGAGAAATTGCCGAAATAACAGGAACAAACGAGGTGCTGAAGTAATGTCAACCGGGAAAATTTCTCAGATCTTCGGGCAGGTAATAGATATCGAATTCCCTCCGGGAAAGCTGCCCCTTATTTCCAATGCTCTAAGGGTAAAACGAGATGGACAGGAGGATCTTCTCGTTGAGGTGATGCAGCATATAGGTGGGAATACTGTCAGGACCATAGTTTTAGGTCCACCTGAAGGACTCTTCCGTGGAATGACAGTGGATGATACCGGCTCTCCCATCTCTGTTCCTGTCGGGCCATCATGTCTGGGACGCCTCATCGATTTTTCTGGTAAACCGATAGACCATAAAGGTGAGTTGTCTGCATCAATGCATATGCCAATTCATCGCGCCCCTCCTACCCTTCTTGAACAGGAAACTCATCTGGAGATTCTTGAGACCGGAATAAAGGTCATCGATCTTCTCGCTCCCTTCCGAAAAGGCGGTAAAATCGGTCTGTTCGGTGGTGCTGGAGTGGGAAAAACAGTAGTTATAATGGAACTGATCAACAATGTTGCAAAGCATCATGGAGGAGTTTCGGTTTTTACCGGTGTAGGAGAGCGCACCAGGGAGGGAAACGATCTTTACCAGGAGATGGCACAGTCGGGAGTGCTTGACAAAACTGTGCTGGTTTTCGGGCAGATGAATGAGCCGCCGGGATCAAGACTGAGGGTAGCCATGACCGGTCTCACCCAGGCTGAGTATTTCCGGGACAAGGAAGGCCAGGATGTTCTCCTTTTCATCGATAATATTTTCAGGTATGTTTTAGCCGGTGCTGAAGTATCTGCTCTTCTGGGCAGAATGCCATCCGCTGTAGGATATCAGCCCACTCTCGGTACAGAGATGGGTGAACTGCAGGAGAGAATAGTATCTACCAAAAACGGTTCCATCACAAGTGTCCAGGCTGTTTATGTTCCCGCAGATGACATTACAGATCCCGGAGTAGCAACAGCTTTCGGCCACCTTGACGCATCGGTAGTATTGTCAAGGAAAATTGTTGAGCTTGGAATCTATCCGGCAGTCGATCCGCTCGAATCATCATCAAAGATGCTTGACAAAAATGTGGTCGGTGAAGAGCATTATAATGTGGCCAGGGCTGTACAGAAGATTCTTCAGCGTTATAATGACCTTCAGGATATTATCGCTATACTGGGTGTCGAGGAGCTTTCAGATGAGGACAAACTGGTGGTATCACGTGCCAGAAAAATCCAGCGTTTCTTCTCTCAGCCATTCTTCGTAGCAGAGGATTTCACCGGTATTCAGGGGAAATACGTTCCTTTAAGAGATACAATCCAGGGATTTTCAGAGCTGCTCAAGGGAAAATACGATCATATTCCTGAACAGGCGTTTTTCATGGCAGGCACATCCGATGATGTGATCAGACACGCAGAGGAAATATCCGGAGTAAAGTGAACCATGAGAACTATAAATATTGAATTTATAACCCCGGAACGGACTTTCCTGAGCACGCAGGCACAGTTTGTGGTTCTTCCCGGAATCTCAGGAGAACTGGGCATACTCCCCGGGCATGTCAGATTGACATCCCTCCTGAAGCCCGGTATTGTCAAAGTTGACATGGAAGAAATAGTAAGAAAGCTTGTAATCTCCAATGGTGTAGCCAGAGTGGAGCCGGACTATATCAAAGTTTTTTCTCCGACAATCCGCTGGGCGTGAAAGGAAAACAGAAAACCTGCGGGAGAATCTCACCATGATGACATTATTGCTTTTTCTACTGGCATTTCTGCTTCTTACCGGCGGCAGTGAACTGATCAGCCGTGGTACATCATCGATTGCCAGGCACATGTCAATCTCCGAAACGATGATCGGCATGACCATCATCGCTTTCAGCACATCGGCACCCGAATTTCTCGTAAATATATTCTCCAGCATAAAAGGGTACCCGGATATCTCCTTCGGCAATATCATCGGCAGCAACATCTTCAACCTGTTTGTAATAACCG from Fibrobacter sp. includes the following:
- the atpG gene encoding ATP synthase F1 subunit gamma — translated: MQSISELRRQIRGISSTQKITRTMKMVASARYNKALSLMHNSQVFYRELKSTFDQLSSALEAPQSRQNLFASQPSFTDNRMGVIIMTSDKGLCGDFNTGILKTARKFIQEREDSVSAVFAVGRKAVNFVRGNSFPLILEYPLVTTGIEFAFADKIGREIMKIFDKEKLTSIKCISSRFKSRGKINVSVTSLLPLIGGKAEENTDLLFEPRNSEEIFGTLIPLIFKAELFSLLQESHVSELSSRITAMDNATTNAGVLIDEITLEMNKTRQSAITREIAEITGTNEVLK
- the atpD gene encoding F0F1 ATP synthase subunit beta; translated protein: MSTGKISQIFGQVIDIEFPPGKLPLISNALRVKRDGQEDLLVEVMQHIGGNTVRTIVLGPPEGLFRGMTVDDTGSPISVPVGPSCLGRLIDFSGKPIDHKGELSASMHMPIHRAPPTLLEQETHLEILETGIKVIDLLAPFRKGGKIGLFGGAGVGKTVVIMELINNVAKHHGGVSVFTGVGERTREGNDLYQEMAQSGVLDKTVLVFGQMNEPPGSRLRVAMTGLTQAEYFRDKEGQDVLLFIDNIFRYVLAGAEVSALLGRMPSAVGYQPTLGTEMGELQERIVSTKNGSITSVQAVYVPADDITDPGVATAFGHLDASVVLSRKIVELGIYPAVDPLESSSKMLDKNVVGEEHYNVARAVQKILQRYNDLQDIIAILGVEELSDEDKLVVSRARKIQRFFSQPFFVAEDFTGIQGKYVPLRDTIQGFSELLKGKYDHIPEQAFFMAGTSDDVIRHAEEISGVK
- the atpC gene encoding ATP synthase F1 subunit epsilon, translated to MRTINIEFITPERTFLSTQAQFVVLPGISGELGILPGHVRLTSLLKPGIVKVDMEEIVRKLVISNGVARVEPDYIKVFSPTIRWA